The DNA window ACGGAACGCGATCGGCAGAATCTCTGTCGGCGCTGAAAATTTATGTTGCACTTTCCATGCCTTCATGTTTTTTTGTTGCAACAAAAATGTGAACGGGATGCGAACACGCATCTCTCGATTGGAGAGGGCAAGGCATGCTTCATCAGGATTTACTTTCATTTCGACGGGCGGCGCTCCGCTCGCGCTCGCAATATTTCTTCGAGCGCGGGCAACTCGTGTTTCCCGATGGAACCACTCGTGTCACCGTCGAGCGCGACCCCACGCCAACCTATATCGCCCGCGGTGAGGGCGCCTATCTCATTGACGTTGATGGCAATCGCCTACTTGATCTCAACAACAACTTCACCACGCTGATCCATGGTCACGGCTATCTGCCGATCGCCGACGCGGTTGCGGATCTTTTGCAGCGAGGGACCTGCTTTTCCAATCCGACCGAGCATGAGCTCGGGTTGGCGGAACTGCTTGTCCAACGCATTCCGGCAATCGAGCATATTCGCTTCGTCAATAGTGGCACAGAGGCCGTCATGTTTGCGATCAAGGCGGCGCGTGCCTTCACCGGCCGGTCGCGCATCGCACGTGTCGAAGGTGCCTATCATGGCGCCTATGATTGGGCCGAGGTAAGCCAAAGCGCTGCGCCGGCCTCCTGGGGACCTGATGAGGCGCCGGCGGCGACGACCGCCTACAGGGGCGCACCACAAAGCGTTGCCGAAGAAGTTGATGTGATCCGCTTCAACGACATTGAAGGCCTGGAGCGGCGATTGGCTGTATCAGGCAGGGACCTTGCGTGCATTCTGATCGATCCGATCCCGAGCAGGGCTGGGTTGATCGCACCGGATCCAGCCTTTGTCGAGGCGATTTCCATCCTTTCGCGACAATATGGTTTTCTCGTCGTTGCTGACGAGGTTCTCAACCTGCGGCAAGGGTATCGCGGCGCGTCGGCGCGGTTTGGGCTTGAGCCCGATCTGGTCGCTGCTGGAAAGATCATTGGCGGCGGTTTTCCGGTGGGCGCTGTCGGCGGCCGCATGGAGGTAATGGAGGTCTTCGCAGGCATCGGCGCCAAGCCGGCTCTGCCGCAGGGTGGCACCTTCTCGGCCAATCCAGTGTCGATGGTAGCTGGGCGCGTCGCCATGGAAGCGCTGACGCCGGCAAGCTTTGAGCGACTGGAGGAGATGGGTACACGCGTGCGCAATGGTCTTTGTGCCGCAATCGAGGGCCGTGAGGCGCCTTTTTCTGTGACCGGATCCGCTTCGCTTTTCCGCATCCACCCCAAGCGCCAGGCGCCCCGCGACTATCGGCAAGCCTTCCCGACGTCGGAGCAGAACAGTTGGATGACCAATATGACGCGCCATTTTCGCTCCCTTGACATTCTCCTTCCCTTTGGGGCTGCCGCCTGCCTCTCCACAGCAATGACGAATTCCGATCTCGACCTGATCGTCGAAGCCTTCGGCGATTTCCTTGACACTTATGAAACAGATTTTGATGGGGCAAAGGCATGACTGCGGAGACCTTGGAAACCGTCGCTGAGTGCTTAGCTCGCTCGCTGCTGCGCCATGACGTCACACATATATTTGCGCAGAGCTTGCCGTCAGCGCTCATTCTCGCCGCCGAATCCGCCGGCATTCGTCAGATTGCCTATCGTCAAGAAAACATGGGCGGCGCGATGGCTGACGGTTATGCGCGGCGCTCCGGAAAAATCGGTGTGGTGGCAGCTCAGAATGGACCTGCGGCTACTCTGCTGGTGCCCCCGATGGCTGAGGCGCTGAAGGCAAGCGTTCCGATTGTCGCGCTCGTGCAGGAGGTCGAGCGCGATCAGATGGACCGGAACGCCTTTCAGGAACTCGACCATATCGCCCTCTTCCAATCCTGCACGAAATGGGTGCGCAGGATCATGGTGCCGGAACGGATCGAGGACTATATCGATGCCGCCTTCACCGCAGCCGCCTCCGGTCGGCCCGGACCCGTGGCATTGCTGCTACCCGCCGATTTGTTGCGTTCAGAGCTTGCCGTCAGGTCGCCAGCGCGGTCTCTCAATCTTGGGCATTGGCCCCTTGATCGCTCGTGCCCCGATCGCACGACGCTGCAAACGGCCGCAAATATGATTTCGCACGCCAGAAATCCGGTAGTGATCGCAGGCGGTGGCGTCCTCGGTAGTCATGCTTGCGATGAACTGGCTGTTTTGCAGGAGATGGCAGCGCTTCCTGTCTTGACCACCAATATGGGCAAGGGCGCCGTCGACGAACACCATTCCCTTTCAGCGGGGGTCTTGGGATCGCTTGTTGGTCCGCGCTCACTCGGACGCCATACCGCCGCATTGGTCAATGGTGCCGATCTTGTCATCCTGATCGGAACGCGTACCAACCAGAACGGCACAGATAGCTGGCGACAAATTTCTGCTGGCACGCAGGTAATCCATATCGATGTCGACCCTCAGGAAATCGGCCGCAATTATCAAGCTCTGCGTTTGGTCGGTGATGCCCGAGAGACGCTGCGAGAGCTTATTCATGCGTTGAAGGAATGCGACCTGTCTCAACGCTGGAATCATCGAGCCGCTGTCGTTGCCCGTATTGCCGAATGCTGGCGGCGGTTTGAGGAGGACCGACATCAGTTTGTTCACGCCACGTCATCATCAATTCGCCCCGAACGCATCATGGCGGAATTACAGGCGTCATTGACATCGCAAACCACCATTGTTGCGGACGCGAGCTATTCATCAATGTGGGTCGTTGGTCAGTTGCGCTCGCTTGCCCCCGGAATGCGGTTTCTTACGCCACGTGGACTTGCGGGACTGGGATGGGGGCTGCCGCTTGCGCTGGGCGCAAAGGCTGCACTGCCGGATCAGCCTGTCGTTGCCCTTGTTGGTGACGGTGGGTTCGCGCATAGCTGGGCGGAAATTGAAACAATGGTGCGGTGCAATCTGCCGATCACCATCATCCTTCTCAATAACGGCATCTTAGGCTTCCAGCGGGATGCGGAGACCGTAAAGTTCGGCCGTTTCACATCGGCTTGCCATTTTGCGCCCGTCGATCATGTGCAAATCGCTCAAGCCTGCGGATGCCCAGCAGTCCGCGTCGAGGATCCGCGCGAGCTTAAAGCCCATTTGCAGGTTGGATTGGCAGGGAAGGTACCACTGCTCATCGAGGTTATGACAGACCCACAGGCCCACCCGGCTTTATCTCTGTTTGCCGGTATGGACGAGGCGGCATGATGTCGGAGCCGTCTCGCATCGCGGTAGTGACGGGAGGAACAAGCGGCATTGGACTGGCGACGGCGCGAAAACTGCTGACGGCGGGGCATCGTGTGGCTGTCTTCAGTCATCGCGCCGACGTGGTCGCAGAGGCAAGCGCGTCGCTTTCTGCCGAATTCGACCCCAGTCA is part of the Rhizobium jaguaris genome and encodes:
- a CDS encoding aspartate aminotransferase family protein gives rise to the protein MLHQDLLSFRRAALRSRSQYFFERGQLVFPDGTTRVTVERDPTPTYIARGEGAYLIDVDGNRLLDLNNNFTTLIHGHGYLPIADAVADLLQRGTCFSNPTEHELGLAELLVQRIPAIEHIRFVNSGTEAVMFAIKAARAFTGRSRIARVEGAYHGAYDWAEVSQSAAPASWGPDEAPAATTAYRGAPQSVAEEVDVIRFNDIEGLERRLAVSGRDLACILIDPIPSRAGLIAPDPAFVEAISILSRQYGFLVVADEVLNLRQGYRGASARFGLEPDLVAAGKIIGGGFPVGAVGGRMEVMEVFAGIGAKPALPQGGTFSANPVSMVAGRVAMEALTPASFERLEEMGTRVRNGLCAAIEGREAPFSVTGSASLFRIHPKRQAPRDYRQAFPTSEQNSWMTNMTRHFRSLDILLPFGAAACLSTAMTNSDLDLIVEAFGDFLDTYETDFDGAKA
- a CDS encoding acetolactate synthase catalytic subunit, with protein sequence MTAETLETVAECLARSLLRHDVTHIFAQSLPSALILAAESAGIRQIAYRQENMGGAMADGYARRSGKIGVVAAQNGPAATLLVPPMAEALKASVPIVALVQEVERDQMDRNAFQELDHIALFQSCTKWVRRIMVPERIEDYIDAAFTAAASGRPGPVALLLPADLLRSELAVRSPARSLNLGHWPLDRSCPDRTTLQTAANMISHARNPVVIAGGGVLGSHACDELAVLQEMAALPVLTTNMGKGAVDEHHSLSAGVLGSLVGPRSLGRHTAALVNGADLVILIGTRTNQNGTDSWRQISAGTQVIHIDVDPQEIGRNYQALRLVGDARETLRELIHALKECDLSQRWNHRAAVVARIAECWRRFEEDRHQFVHATSSSIRPERIMAELQASLTSQTTIVADASYSSMWVVGQLRSLAPGMRFLTPRGLAGLGWGLPLALGAKAALPDQPVVALVGDGGFAHSWAEIETMVRCNLPITIILLNNGILGFQRDAETVKFGRFTSACHFAPVDHVQIAQACGCPAVRVEDPRELKAHLQVGLAGKVPLLIEVMTDPQAHPALSLFAGMDEAA